The Pantoea sp. At-9b genome includes a window with the following:
- a CDS encoding DnaJ family domain-containing protein produces the protein MWLIDQLAEQHILAAQEKGELSNLRGEGAPLLLEDDSGVPEELRMGYRLLKNAGFLPPELEMRREALEVKDLLRELDPDDHQARELAKKLSLLELKLRQAGMSTAFLQGEYREAIKQHLGQEK, from the coding sequence ATGTGGCTAATTGACCAACTTGCAGAACAACATATCCTTGCCGCTCAGGAAAAAGGTGAACTGAGCAATTTGCGTGGCGAGGGTGCACCATTGCTACTGGAAGATGACAGCGGTGTACCGGAAGAGCTGCGTATGGGCTATCGGCTGTTAAAAAATGCCGGTTTTCTGCCGCCAGAGCTGGAGATGCGGCGTGAAGCTCTGGAAGTAAAAGATCTGCTACGCGAGTTGGACCCTGACGATCATCAGGCCCGAGAGTTGGCGAAAAAACTGAGCTTACTGGAACTGAAACTGCGCCAGGCAGGGATGAGTACGGCGTTCCTGCAAGGAGAGTATCGTGAGGCGATTAAGCAGCATCTGGGGCAGGAGAAATAA
- the rplQ gene encoding 50S ribosomal protein L17, whose translation MRHRKSGRQLNRNSSHRQAMFRNMAGSLVRHEIIKTTLPKAKELRRVVEPLITLAKTDSVANRRLAFARTRDNEIVAKLFNELGPRFASRAGGYTRILKCGFRAGDNAPMAYIELVDRPEAQAEAAAE comes from the coding sequence ATGCGCCATCGTAAGAGTGGTCGTCAACTGAACCGTAACAGCAGCCATCGTCAGGCTATGTTCCGCAACATGGCTGGTTCTCTGGTTCGTCATGAGATCATTAAGACGACTCTGCCGAAAGCCAAAGAGCTGCGTCGCGTAGTTGAGCCGCTGATTACTCTTGCCAAGACCGACAGCGTAGCTAATCGTCGTCTGGCATTCGCCCGCACTCGTGATAACGAGATCGTGGCAAAACTGTTTAACGAGCTGGGCCCGCGTTTCGCGAGCCGTGCCGGTGGTTACACTCGTATTCTGAAGTGTGGCTTCCGTGCTGGTGACAACGCTCCGATGGCATACATCGAGCTGGTTGATCGTCCAGAAGCTCAAGCAGAAGCTGCTGCAGAGTAA
- the rpoA gene encoding DNA-directed RNA polymerase subunit alpha: MQGSVTEFLKPRLVDIEQVSSTHAKVTLEPLERGFGHTLGNALRRILLSSMPGCAVTEVEIDGVLHEYSTKEGVQEDILEILLNLKGLAVRVQGKDEVILTLNKSGIGPVTAADITHDGDVEIVKPQHVICHLTDENASISMRIKVQRGRGYVPASARIHSEEDERPIGRLLVDACYSPVDRIAYNVEAARVEQRTDLDKLVIEMETNGTIDPEEAIRRAATILAEQLEAFVDLRDVRQPEVKEEKPEFDPILLRPVDDLELTVRSANCLKAEAIHYIGDLVQRTEVELLKTPNLGKKSLTEIKDVLASRGLSLGMRLENWPPASIADE; encoded by the coding sequence ATGCAGGGTTCTGTGACAGAGTTTCTAAAACCGCGCCTGGTAGATATCGAGCAAGTGAGTTCGACGCACGCCAAGGTGACCCTTGAGCCGTTAGAGCGTGGCTTTGGCCATACTCTTGGCAACGCACTGCGCCGTATTCTGCTTTCTTCCATGCCGGGTTGCGCGGTGACCGAGGTTGAGATTGATGGCGTGCTCCACGAGTACTCCACCAAAGAGGGCGTACAGGAAGATATCCTGGAAATCCTGCTTAACCTGAAAGGGCTGGCGGTAAGAGTTCAGGGTAAAGATGAAGTCATCCTGACCCTGAATAAATCTGGCATTGGCCCTGTGACTGCAGCCGACATTACCCACGACGGTGATGTCGAAATCGTCAAGCCGCAGCATGTGATCTGCCACCTGACCGATGAAAACGCATCTATTAGCATGCGTATCAAAGTTCAACGTGGTCGTGGTTATGTGCCGGCTTCTGCCCGAATTCATTCGGAAGAAGATGAGCGCCCAATCGGCCGTCTGTTAGTAGACGCTTGCTACAGCCCTGTAGACCGTATTGCCTACAATGTTGAAGCAGCGCGTGTTGAACAGCGTACCGACCTGGACAAGCTGGTCATCGAAATGGAAACCAACGGCACAATCGATCCTGAAGAGGCGATTCGTCGTGCGGCAACCATCCTGGCAGAACAACTGGAAGCTTTCGTTGACTTACGTGATGTACGTCAGCCGGAAGTGAAAGAAGAGAAACCAGAATTCGATCCGATCCTGCTGCGCCCTGTTGACGATCTGGAATTGACTGTCCGCTCTGCTAACTGCCTTAAGGCAGAAGCTATCCACTACATCGGTGATCTGGTACAGCGTACCGAGGTTGAGCTGCTTAAAACGCCTAACCTGGGTAAAAAATCTCTTACCGAGATTAAAGACGTGCTGGCCTCACGTGGTCTGTCTCTGGGCATGCGCCTGGAAAACTGGCCGCCGGCAAGCATCGCTGATGAATAA
- the rpsD gene encoding 30S ribosomal protein S4, whose amino-acid sequence MARYLGPKLKLSRREGTDLFLKSGVRAIDSKCKIEQAPGQHGARKPRLSDYGGQLREKQKVRRIYGVLERQFRNYYKEAARLKGNTGENLLALLEGRLDNVVYRMGFGATRAEARQLVSHKSILVNGRVVNIASYQVSPNDVVSIREKAKKQSRVKAALELAEQREKPTWLEVDATKMEGVFKRIPERTDLSADINEHLIVELYSK is encoded by the coding sequence ATGGCAAGATATTTGGGTCCTAAGCTCAAGCTGAGCCGTCGTGAGGGCACTGACTTATTCCTTAAGTCTGGTGTTCGCGCGATCGATTCCAAGTGCAAAATTGAACAAGCCCCTGGTCAGCATGGTGCGCGTAAACCGCGTCTGTCTGATTACGGCGGTCAGTTACGTGAAAAACAGAAAGTTCGTCGTATCTACGGCGTGCTGGAACGTCAGTTCCGTAACTACTATAAAGAAGCAGCGCGTCTGAAAGGCAACACCGGTGAAAACCTGTTAGCTCTGCTGGAAGGTCGTCTGGATAACGTAGTTTACCGTATGGGTTTTGGTGCCACTCGTGCAGAAGCACGTCAGCTGGTTAGCCACAAATCTATCCTGGTGAACGGCCGCGTTGTTAACATCGCTTCTTATCAGGTATCTCCGAATGATGTCGTAAGCATCCGTGAGAAAGCCAAAAAGCAATCTCGCGTGAAGGCCGCTCTGGAGCTGGCTGAGCAGCGTGAAAAGCCAACCTGGCTGGAAGTTGATGCGACTAAGATGGAAGGTGTGTTCAAGCGTATTCCTGAGCGTACTGATCTGTCTGCGGACATTAACGAACACCTGATCGTCGAGCTTTACTCTAAGTAA
- the rpsK gene encoding 30S ribosomal protein S11 codes for MAKAPVRARKRVRKQVSDGVAHVHASFNNTIVTITDRQGNALGWATAGGSGFRGSRKSTPFAAQVAAERCAEAVKDYGIKNLEVMVKGPGPGRESTIRALNAAGFRITNITDVTPIPHNGCRPPKKRRV; via the coding sequence ATGGCAAAGGCACCAGTTCGTGCACGTAAACGTGTAAGAAAGCAAGTCTCAGATGGCGTGGCTCACGTCCATGCTTCTTTTAACAACACCATCGTTACCATCACTGATCGTCAGGGTAACGCACTGGGTTGGGCAACCGCCGGTGGTTCCGGTTTCCGCGGTTCACGTAAATCTACTCCGTTTGCTGCTCAGGTCGCTGCAGAGCGCTGTGCAGAAGCCGTGAAAGATTACGGTATTAAGAACCTGGAAGTTATGGTTAAGGGTCCGGGTCCGGGTCGCGAATCAACTATTCGTGCTCTGAACGCCGCTGGTTTCCGCATCACTAACATTACTGATGTGACTCCGATCCCTCACAACGGTTGTCGTCCGCCGAAAAAACGTCGCGTATAA
- the rpsM gene encoding 30S ribosomal protein S13: protein MARIAGINIPDQKHTVIALTSIFGIGKTRSKAICAETGIAENVKISELSEEQIDQLRDAVAKFVVEGDLRREITLSIKRLMDLGCYRGLRHRRGLPVRGQRTKTNARTRKGPRKPIKK from the coding sequence GTGGCCCGTATAGCAGGCATTAACATTCCTGATCAAAAACACACCGTTATCGCATTAACTTCGATTTTCGGTATCGGCAAAACCCGTTCTAAAGCCATCTGTGCTGAAACGGGCATCGCTGAAAATGTTAAGATCAGTGAGCTGTCTGAAGAACAAATTGATCAGCTGCGTGATGCAGTTGCGAAATTCGTTGTAGAAGGTGATCTGCGCCGTGAAATCACCCTGAGCATCAAGCGTCTGATGGACCTTGGTTGCTACCGTGGTTTGCGCCATCGTCGTGGTCTGCCAGTACGCGGTCAGCGTACCAAGACCAACGCACGTACCCGTAAGGGTCCGCGTAAACCGATCAAGAAATAA
- the rpmJ gene encoding 50S ribosomal protein L36 encodes MKVRASVKKLCRNCKIIRRDGVVRVICSAEPKHKQRQG; translated from the coding sequence ATGAAAGTTCGTGCTTCCGTCAAGAAATTATGTCGTAACTGCAAAATCATCCGTCGCGACGGCGTCGTGCGTGTGATTTGCAGCGCCGAGCCTAAGCATAAACAGCGCCAGGGCTGA
- the secY gene encoding preprotein translocase subunit SecY, translating into MAKQPGLDFQSAKGGFGELKRRLLFVIGALIVFRIGSFIPIPGIDATVLAKLLEQQRGTIIEMFNMFSGGALSRASIFALGIMPYISASIIIQLLTVVHPALAEIKKEGEAGRRKISQYTRYGTLVLAVFQSIGIATGLPNMPGMQGLVINPGFAFYFTAVVSLVTGTMFLMWLGEQITERGIGNGISIIIFAGIVAGLPPAIGHTIEQARQGDLHFLLLLLVAVLVFAVTFFVVFVERGQRRIVVNYAKRQQGRRVYAAQSTHLPLKVNMAGVIPAIFASSIILFPATIASWFGGGTGWNWLTTISLYLQPGQPLYVLLYATAIIFFCFFYTALVFNPRETADNLKKSGAFVPGIRPGEQTAKYIDKVMTRLTLIGALYITFICLIPEFMRDAMKVPFYFGGTSLLIVVVVIMDFMAQVQTLMMSSQYESALKKANLKGYGR; encoded by the coding sequence ATGGCAAAGCAACCGGGATTAGATTTTCAAAGTGCCAAAGGTGGCTTTGGTGAACTGAAGCGCAGACTTTTGTTTGTTATCGGTGCACTGATTGTCTTCCGTATTGGCTCTTTTATTCCGATCCCTGGTATCGATGCCACTGTACTTGCCAAACTGCTTGAGCAACAGCGTGGCACCATCATTGAAATGTTCAACATGTTCTCTGGTGGTGCTCTCAGTCGTGCCTCAATCTTCGCGCTGGGTATTATGCCGTACATTTCGGCCTCTATTATTATCCAGCTGCTGACGGTGGTTCATCCAGCGTTAGCGGAGATTAAGAAAGAAGGGGAGGCTGGCCGTCGTAAGATTAGCCAGTACACCCGTTATGGCACGCTGGTTCTGGCCGTATTCCAGTCGATCGGTATTGCTACCGGTCTGCCGAATATGCCTGGAATGCAGGGCCTGGTAATTAATCCAGGCTTTGCCTTCTATTTTACCGCTGTTGTGAGTCTGGTTACCGGGACAATGTTCCTGATGTGGCTGGGCGAACAGATTACTGAACGTGGTATCGGTAACGGTATTTCGATCATTATCTTCGCAGGTATTGTTGCGGGACTCCCGCCGGCCATTGGCCATACCATCGAGCAAGCGCGGCAAGGCGACCTGCACTTCCTTCTGTTGCTGTTGGTTGCAGTTCTCGTATTTGCAGTGACCTTCTTCGTTGTTTTCGTAGAACGTGGTCAACGCCGCATTGTGGTGAACTACGCTAAGCGTCAGCAAGGTCGTCGTGTTTATGCTGCACAGAGCACACATTTACCGTTGAAAGTGAATATGGCAGGGGTTATCCCGGCAATCTTCGCTTCCAGCATTATCCTGTTCCCGGCGACGATAGCATCCTGGTTCGGGGGCGGTACCGGTTGGAACTGGCTGACAACAATTTCGCTGTATTTGCAGCCAGGACAGCCGCTTTATGTGCTACTCTATGCGACTGCAATCATCTTCTTCTGTTTCTTCTATACGGCGTTGGTGTTCAACCCGCGTGAAACAGCAGATAACCTGAAGAAGTCTGGTGCATTCGTACCGGGAATTCGTCCGGGAGAGCAAACGGCGAAGTATATCGATAAAGTAATGACACGTCTGACCTTAATCGGCGCACTGTATATTACTTTTATTTGCCTGATCCCGGAGTTCATGCGTGATGCCATGAAGGTTCCCTTCTACTTTGGCGGTACTTCACTGCTCATCGTAGTGGTTGTCATCATGGACTTTATGGCTCAAGTGCAAACTCTGATGATGTCGAGTCAGTACGAGTCTGCATTGAAGAAAGCTAACCTGAAAGGCTACGGCCGTTAA
- the rplO gene encoding 50S ribosomal protein L15, whose product MRLNTLSPAEGSKHASKRLGRGIGSGLGKTGGRGHKGQKSRSGGGVRRGFEGGQMPLYRRLPKFGFTSRKAMVTAEVRLSDLAKVEGGIVDLNTLKAANIVGVQIEFAKVILSGEVSAPVTVRGLRVTKGARAAIEAAGGKIEE is encoded by the coding sequence ATGCGTTTAAACACTCTGTCTCCGGCCGAAGGGTCTAAACACGCTTCTAAGCGTCTGGGTCGTGGTATCGGTTCTGGCCTCGGTAAAACCGGCGGTCGTGGTCACAAAGGTCAGAAGTCTCGTTCTGGCGGTGGCGTGCGTCGCGGTTTCGAGGGTGGTCAGATGCCTCTGTACCGTCGTCTGCCGAAATTCGGTTTCACCTCTCGCAAAGCAATGGTCACTGCAGAAGTTCGTCTGTCTGACCTGGCGAAAGTTGAAGGCGGTATTGTTGACCTGAACACGCTGAAAGCAGCAAACATTGTCGGTGTTCAGATTGAATTTGCGAAAGTGATTCTGTCTGGTGAAGTTTCTGCACCGGTAACGGTTCGCGGTCTGCGTGTCACCAAAGGTGCTCGTGCTGCAATCGAAGCTGCTGGCGGTAAAATCGAGGAATAA
- the rpmD gene encoding 50S ribosomal protein L30 — translation MAKTIKITQTRSSIGRLPKHKATLVGLGLRRIGHTVEREDTPAVRGMINAISYMLKVEE, via the coding sequence ATGGCGAAGACTATTAAAATTACACAAACCCGTAGCTCAATCGGCCGCCTGCCTAAGCATAAAGCCACTCTGGTTGGCCTGGGTCTGCGTCGTATTGGTCACACCGTAGAGCGTGAAGACACGCCGGCAGTACGCGGTATGATCAACGCGATTTCCTACATGCTGAAAGTGGAGGAGTAA
- the rpsE gene encoding 30S ribosomal protein S5, whose translation MAHIEKQAGELQEKLIAVNRVSKTVKGGRIFSFTALTVVGDGNGRVGFGYGKAREVPAAIQKAMEKARRNMINVALTHGTLQHPVKGAHTGSRVFMQPASEGTGIIAGGAMRAVLEVAGVHNVLAKAYGSTNPINVVRATIDGLGNMKSPEMVAAKRGKSVEEILG comes from the coding sequence ATGGCACACATCGAGAAACAAGCTGGCGAACTGCAGGAAAAACTGATCGCGGTAAACCGTGTATCTAAAACTGTTAAAGGTGGTCGTATTTTCTCCTTCACAGCTCTGACTGTGGTAGGTGATGGTAACGGTCGCGTCGGTTTTGGTTACGGCAAAGCGCGTGAAGTCCCAGCAGCGATCCAGAAAGCGATGGAAAAAGCCCGTCGCAATATGATTAACGTCGCGCTGACGCACGGCACCCTGCAGCACCCGGTTAAAGGTGCGCACACGGGTTCTCGTGTGTTCATGCAGCCGGCTTCTGAAGGTACCGGTATCATCGCCGGCGGTGCAATGCGCGCCGTTCTGGAAGTCGCTGGAGTTCATAACGTTCTGGCTAAAGCGTATGGTTCCACCAACCCGATCAACGTGGTTCGTGCAACTATCGACGGCCTGGGCAACATGAAGTCTCCGGAAATGGTCGCTGCCAAGCGTGGTAAATCCGTTGAAGAAATTCTGGGGTAA
- the rplR gene encoding 50S ribosomal protein L18: MDKKSARIRRATRARRKLKELGATRLVVHRTPRHIYAQVIAPNGSEVLVAASTVEKAIAEQLKYTGNKDAAAAVGKALAERAIEKGIKDVSFDRSGFQYHGRVQALADAAREAGLQF; encoded by the coding sequence ATGGATAAGAAATCTGCTCGTATCCGTCGTGCGACCCGTGCACGTCGCAAGCTCAAAGAGCTGGGTGCTACTCGCCTGGTGGTACATCGTACCCCGCGTCACATTTACGCACAGGTAATCGCCCCGAACGGTTCCGAAGTTCTGGTTGCTGCTTCTACTGTAGAAAAAGCTATCGCTGAACAACTGAAGTATACCGGTAACAAAGACGCCGCTGCAGCTGTAGGTAAAGCTCTGGCTGAGCGCGCTATCGAAAAAGGCATCAAAGATGTTTCTTTCGACCGTTCCGGTTTCCAATATCATGGTCGCGTCCAGGCACTGGCAGATGCTGCTCGTGAAGCTGGCCTTCAGTTCTAA
- the rplF gene encoding 50S ribosomal protein L6: protein MSRVAKAPVVVPAGVEVKLNGQEISIKGKNGELTRTINQAVEVKHADNALTFAPREGYADGWAQAGTARALLNGMVIGVTEGFTKKLQLVGVGYRAAVKGNSVSLALGFSHPVDHALPAGITAECPTQTEIVLKGADKQLIGQVAADLRAYRRPEPYKGKGVRYADEVVRTKEAKKK from the coding sequence ATGTCTCGTGTTGCAAAAGCACCTGTCGTTGTTCCTGCCGGCGTAGAGGTAAAACTCAACGGTCAGGAAATTTCGATCAAAGGTAAAAACGGCGAGCTGACTCGTACTATCAACCAAGCTGTTGAAGTTAAGCATGCAGACAACGCCCTGACTTTCGCTCCGCGCGAAGGTTATGCGGATGGTTGGGCACAGGCAGGTACTGCTCGTGCGCTGCTGAACGGCATGGTTATTGGTGTTACCGAAGGCTTCACCAAGAAGCTGCAATTGGTTGGTGTTGGTTATCGTGCAGCTGTAAAAGGCAACTCTGTGAGTCTGGCCCTGGGCTTCTCTCACCCTGTTGACCATGCACTGCCGGCTGGCATCACTGCCGAATGCCCAACTCAGACTGAAATCGTGCTGAAAGGCGCTGATAAGCAGCTGATTGGTCAGGTTGCAGCTGATCTGCGCGCCTACCGTCGTCCTGAGCCTTACAAAGGCAAGGGTGTTCGTTACGCCGACGAAGTCGTGCGTACCAAAGAGGCTAAGAAGAAGTAA
- the rpsH gene encoding 30S ribosomal protein S8 has protein sequence MSMQDPIADMLTRIRNGQAANKVAVSMPSSKLKVAIANVLKEEGYIQDFKIEGDIKPELELTLKYFQGKAVVENIQRVSRPGLRIYKKKDELPKVMAGLGIAVISTSKGVMTDRAARQAGLGGEIICYVA, from the coding sequence ATGAGCATGCAAGATCCGATCGCGGATATGCTGACCCGTATCCGTAACGGTCAGGCCGCGAACAAAGTTGCGGTCTCTATGCCTTCCTCCAAGCTGAAAGTGGCAATTGCCAACGTGCTGAAGGAAGAAGGCTATATTCAAGATTTTAAAATCGAAGGCGACATCAAGCCGGAACTGGAACTGACTCTTAAGTATTTCCAGGGTAAAGCTGTTGTAGAAAACATTCAGCGTGTTAGCCGTCCAGGTCTGCGCATCTATAAGAAAAAAGATGAGCTGCCAAAAGTAATGGCTGGTCTGGGCATCGCTGTAATTTCTACATCTAAAGGTGTTATGACTGATCGTGCAGCGCGCCAGGCTGGTCTTGGTGGCGAAATTATCTGCTACGTAGCGTAA
- the rpsN gene encoding 30S ribosomal protein S14 — protein MAKQSMKAREVKRVKLADKFFAKRAELKAIISDVNASDEDRWDAVLKLQSLPRDSSPSRQRNRCRQTGRPHGFLRKFGLSRIKVREAAMRGEIPGLKKASW, from the coding sequence ATGGCTAAGCAATCTATGAAAGCACGCGAAGTTAAGCGTGTGAAATTAGCAGACAAGTTCTTCGCAAAACGCGCTGAACTGAAAGCGATCATTTCTGATGTGAACGCTTCTGACGAAGATCGTTGGGATGCCGTTCTCAAGCTGCAGAGTCTGCCGCGTGATTCCAGCCCTTCACGTCAGCGTAACCGCTGCCGTCAAACAGGTCGTCCGCACGGTTTCCTGCGGAAGTTTGGGTTGAGCCGTATCAAGGTCCGTGAAGCCGCAATGCGCGGTGAAATCCCGGGTCTGAAAAAGGCAAGCTGGTAA
- the rplE gene encoding 50S ribosomal protein L5: MAKLHDYYKDEVVQKLMTEFGYNSVMQVPRVEKITLNMGVGEAIADKKLLDNAAADLAAISGQKPLITKARKSVAGFKIRQGYPIGCKVTLRGERMWEFFERLITIAVPRIRDFRGLSAKSFDGRGNYSMGVREQIIFPEIDYDKVDRVRGLDITITTTAKSDDEGRALLAAFDFPFRK, from the coding sequence ATGGCGAAACTGCATGATTACTACAAAGACGAAGTAGTCCAGAAACTCATGACTGAGTTCGGCTACAATTCTGTCATGCAAGTCCCTCGGGTCGAGAAGATCACCCTGAACATGGGTGTTGGTGAAGCGATCGCTGACAAGAAACTGCTGGATAACGCAGCAGCTGACCTGGCAGCAATCTCCGGTCAAAAACCGCTGATCACCAAAGCACGCAAATCAGTTGCAGGCTTCAAAATCCGTCAGGGCTATCCGATCGGCTGTAAAGTAACTCTGCGCGGCGAGCGCATGTGGGAGTTCTTTGAGCGCCTGATCACTATTGCTGTACCGCGTATCCGTGACTTCCGTGGCTTGTCTGCGAAGTCTTTCGACGGTCGTGGTAACTACAGCATGGGCGTTCGTGAGCAGATCATCTTCCCAGAAATCGACTACGACAAAGTCGATCGCGTTCGTGGTTTGGATATTACCATTACCACTACTGCGAAATCTGATGATGAAGGCCGTGCTCTGCTGGCTGCCTTTGACTTCCCGTTCCGCAAGTAA
- the rplX gene encoding 50S ribosomal protein L24, with product MAAKIRRNDEVIVLTGKDKGKRGKVKNVLTSGKVIVEGINLVKKHSKPVPALNQPGGIVEKEAAIQVSNVAIFNAATGKADRVGFRFEDGKKVRFFKSNSETIK from the coding sequence ATGGCAGCGAAAATCCGTCGTAACGACGAAGTTATCGTGCTTACCGGCAAAGACAAAGGTAAGCGCGGTAAAGTAAAGAACGTCCTGACTTCTGGTAAAGTCATCGTTGAAGGTATCAACCTGGTTAAGAAACACTCTAAGCCGGTACCGGCTCTGAACCAACCAGGTGGCATCGTTGAAAAAGAAGCCGCTATTCAGGTTTCTAACGTTGCAATCTTCAATGCGGCAACCGGCAAGGCTGACCGTGTAGGCTTTAGATTCGAAGACGGCAAAAAAGTCCGTTTCTTCAAGTCTAACAGCGAAACTATCAAGTAA
- the rplN gene encoding 50S ribosomal protein L14, which yields MIQEQTMLNVADNSGARRVMCIKVLGGSHRRYAGVGDIIKVTIKEAIPRGKVKKGDVLKAVVVRTKKGVRRPDGSVIRFDGNSCVILNNNSEQPIGTRIFGPVTRELRTEKFMKIISLAPEVL from the coding sequence ATGATCCAAGAACAGACTATGCTGAACGTCGCCGACAACTCCGGTGCACGTCGCGTAATGTGTATCAAGGTTCTGGGTGGCTCGCACCGTCGCTACGCAGGCGTCGGCGATATCATCAAAGTTACCATCAAGGAAGCAATTCCTCGTGGTAAGGTGAAAAAAGGTGATGTCCTGAAGGCGGTAGTGGTGCGCACCAAGAAGGGTGTTCGTCGCCCGGACGGTTCTGTCATTCGCTTCGATGGCAACTCATGCGTTATTTTAAACAATAACTCTGAGCAGCCTATCGGAACGCGTATTTTTGGGCCGGTAACTCGTGAACTTCGTACTGAAAAGTTCATGAAAATTATCTCTCTGGCACCAGAAGTACTCTAA
- the rpsQ gene encoding 30S ribosomal protein S17, whose translation MTDKIRTLQGRVVSDKMQKSAVVAIERFVKHPIYGKFIKRTTKLHIHDENNECGIGDVVEIRECRPLSKTKSWTLVRVVEKAVL comes from the coding sequence ATGACCGATAAAATCCGTACTCTGCAAGGTCGTGTTGTTAGTGACAAAATGCAGAAATCTGCAGTTGTTGCTATCGAGCGTTTCGTGAAGCACCCGATCTACGGTAAATTCATTAAACGTACGACTAAGCTGCACATCCACGACGAGAACAACGAATGCGGTATCGGTGACGTGGTTGAAATCCGCGAATGCCGTCCGCTGTCCAAGACTAAGTCCTGGACTCTGGTTCGCGTTGTAGAGAAAGCGGTTCTGTAA
- the rpmC gene encoding 50S ribosomal protein L29, whose protein sequence is MKATELREKSVEELNAELLNLLREQFNLRMQAASGQLQQTHLLKNVRRDVARVKTLLTEKAGS, encoded by the coding sequence ATGAAAGCAACTGAGCTGCGTGAAAAAAGCGTTGAAGAGCTGAACGCTGAGCTGCTTAACCTGCTGCGTGAGCAGTTTAACCTGCGCATGCAGGCAGCATCTGGCCAACTGCAGCAGACCCATCTGCTGAAGAATGTGCGCCGTGATGTTGCACGTGTTAAGACTTTACTGACTGAGAAGGCGGGTTCGTAA
- the rplP gene encoding 50S ribosomal protein L16, protein MLQPKRTKFRKVHKGRNRGLAQGTDVSFGTFGLKAVGRGRLTARQIEAARRAMTRAVKRQGKIWIRVFPDKPITEKPLEVRMGKGKGNVEYWVALIQPGKVLYEMDGVPEELAREAFKLAAAKLPIKTTFVTKTVM, encoded by the coding sequence ATGTTACAACCAAAGCGTACGAAATTCCGTAAAGTGCACAAAGGCCGTAACCGCGGTCTGGCGCAGGGTACGGATGTTAGCTTCGGTACTTTCGGTCTGAAAGCTGTTGGCCGTGGTCGTCTGACTGCACGTCAGATCGAAGCAGCACGTCGTGCTATGACCCGTGCAGTTAAGCGTCAAGGTAAGATCTGGATCCGTGTATTCCCGGACAAACCGATCACCGAGAAGCCGCTGGAAGTGCGTATGGGTAAAGGTAAGGGTAACGTGGAGTATTGGGTTGCCCTGATCCAGCCTGGTAAAGTCCTGTATGAAATGGACGGCGTACCGGAAGAGCTGGCCCGTGAAGCATTCAAGCTGGCAGCAGCAAAACTGCCTATCAAAACCACCTTTGTAACTAAGACGGTGATGTAA